In the Pygocentrus nattereri isolate fPygNat1 chromosome 19, fPygNat1.pri, whole genome shotgun sequence genome, one interval contains:
- the si:ch73-52e5.2 gene encoding protein THEM6: MLWVLSALLVLFGCFDVWYFLRGAWVVIKCALQEPVRDVLAEQVIHSRVLSQDLDFMGHMNNARYLRECDMGRVAFYTRNGIFKASRVLKATMVIGASTIRYRRSLAFGEAFELRTRIVAWDEKSFYVEQRFVSKSDGFISAVMLCRQNVLRSSPDKILEFLCKRKVECPDIPEDLQQWIKFISASSQALRAESGLEDKTK, encoded by the exons ATGCTGTGGGTCCTGTCAGCCCTGTTGGTGCTGTTTGGCTGCTTTGACGTGTGGTACTTCCTGAGGGGGGCATGGGTCGTAATAAAATGTGCACTCCAGGAACCGGTCCGAGATGTGCTGGCCGAGCAGGTCATCCATAGCCGAGTGCTTTCTCAGGACCTGGACTTCATGGGCCACATGAACAACGCACGTTACTTGAGAGAGTGTGATATGGGCAGGGTCGCCTTCTACACCCGCAACGGGATCTTCAAGGCCTCTCGTGTGTTGAAGGCCACGATGGTCATTGGAGCCTCAACCATCCGCTACCGGCGCTCGCTTGCGTTCGGGGAGGCCTTTGAGCTGCGTACCCGCATCGTTGCCTGGGATGAAAAGTCCTTCTACGTGGAGCAGAGATTCGTCTCCAAATCAGACGGCTTCATCTCTGCAGTGATGCTGTGCAGGCAAAACGTCCTTCGCAGCTCTCCAGACAAGATTTTGGAGTTCCTCTGCAAGAGAAAG GTGGAATGCCCTGATATCCCAGAGGACCTTCAACAGTGGATCAAGTTCATCTCAGCTAGCAGTCAGGCACTGAGAGCAGAGAGTGGATTGGAGGACAAGACCAAGTGA